GTGCAAATCGAATCATCTGTCATTTTCAACAATTTTGAAATTACCTCACCAACTTCATCAGAATACCACCCTTTATCAATATATTTGGGATAGATTGGAAGACGTCTTTTCAAGAGGGCTCCTTTTTCGGCAACAATTTTTTTGAGCTCATCTATCCTTGCCCATGGATTTTCAGGGTTTATTCTATCTCGCCCTTCACTTATTCCGCCAATGTCTGTCAATCCGTACTCAATCAAGTCCGCAAAAAAAGGGTTCAGATTTTGAGGTATTTGGACAGCTATATCTGAATTTCTCCTGACATATTCTATCAGTTCTACATATTCATCAAAGGAAAGAGGATATGAGCTTTTTAAAGCGCTTCTGCTGTTTGGGACGAAGTTCTGAATGATTACTTCCTGTATGTGGTCATATTTTGAATGGCAATCGATAATTCTTTTCAAAGAGTCTATGCGGTCCTCTTGTGTTTCTCCCAATCCTACGAGAATTCCGGTAGTAAATGGAATTTTTAGCCGGCCTGCATCCTCAAGCATTCTAAAGCGTAATTCCGGTCTTTTTTGAGGATTAACCTTTTTGGAAAATTCACTGTTTGCATTTTCTATCATCAATCCCATCGAGGCATTAACCTTGCGAAGGCGCACAAGGTCATCATAGCTCACGACTCCGATGTTTGTATGTGGAAGCATTCCAGCAGAGAGAATCCTCTGGCATACGGAAACAGCAAAGTCGATAAACGAGTTGTAGCCTTTTTCTTTCAGCTCTTCAGTAATTTTTCTATTTTTATCGACATTTTCTCCTGACATAACCAAAATTTCACTACATCCTTTTTCTGCCGCAAAAGATAAGGTCTCTTCTATTTCATCATCTTGGACGAAACTACCATCAGATTGTCTAAAGC
The genomic region above belongs to Candidatus Schekmanbacteria bacterium and contains:
- the cofG gene encoding 7,8-didemethyl-8-hydroxy-5-deazariboflavin synthase subunit CofG, whose amino-acid sequence is MERIVTYSKSSTLILTSYCANSCLYCGFRQSDGSFVQDDEIEETLSFAAEKGCSEILVMSGENVDKNRKITEELKEKGYNSFIDFAVSVCQRILSAGMLPHTNIGVVSYDDLVRLRKVNASMGLMIENANSEFSKKVNPQKRPELRFRMLEDAGRLKIPFTTGILVGLGETQEDRIDSLKRIIDCHSKYDHIQEVIIQNFVPNSRSALKSSYPLSFDEYVELIEYVRRNSDIAVQIPQNLNPFFADLIEYGLTDIGGISEGRDRINPENPWARIDELKKIVAEKGALLKRRLPIYPKYIDKGWYSDEVGEVISKLLKMTDDSICTIQEEV